The DNA region GCAAATTGTAGTTTCAACAGGTGCGAAACAGTCGCTATCAAATGTGATTTTGACATTGATTGATCCTGATGATGAAGTGATTATCCCAACACCATATTGGGTTTCATATTCTGAAATGGTTAATCTGGCCGAAGGAAAGTCGGTTTTTATCGATACCGATATCGAAAGCAACTTTAAGATTACGCCCGAACAATTGGAGGCTGCAATTACGCCAAAATCTAAATTGTTTATGTTTTCGTCGCCTTGCAACCCAACCGGATCGGTTTATAGCAAAGATGAATTGGCTGCTTTAGTTAAGGTTTTCGAAAAACACCCGAATATTTACATCTTATCGGATGAGATTTACGAGCACATCAATTTTGTTGATCAGCACGAATCTATTGCGCAGTTCGAAAGCGTTAAAGATCGCGTAATTATTGTAAACGGGTTTTCAAAAGCATTTGCAATGACGGGCTGGCGATTGGGTTACATTGCAGCGAACAAAGAAATTGCCGCAGCCAACGATAAATTACAGGGTCAAACCACCTCCGGCACTTGCTCAATTGCGCAAAGAGCAGGCATTGTTGCCTACGAGCAGGGCTTAGAAAGCGTGTTGAAGATGAAAGAAGCATTTTTACGTCGCCGGGAACTGGTTTACAATTTGTTAAACGAAATTCCGGGCGTTAAAACGAACCTTCCTGATGGTGCATTTTATTTCTTCCCCGAAATTAGCTCATTTTTCGGCAAAAAAGATGCTGACGGGAACGTAATCAAGGATTCTTCTGACTTGTCGCTTTACCTGTTAAACGTTGGCCACGTAGCAACGGTTGGCGGCGATTCGTTTGGTAATAACAACTACATCCGATTATCGTATGCCGCATCAGACGAGAGTTTGGTTGAAGCCTTAAGAAGAATAAAAGAGGCATTGGGCAAGTTAGCTTAACCATATTATCATCATCATTTATCAGAAGCCAGCATTAATGTTTTTACTGCTGGCTTCTGCCGTTTACCGCTCTCCATGAAGCCTCAAGCGCCGCACGTTCTTTCCCCCTGCGATCAATTCTAAAAACCAATTTTTGACGCATATTTTTTTTAAGAGATAAGAGCGAAAAAACCTACATTTACCACGGCAATTAAATTTGCCAAGTTAATCGACTATAAAAAGCTAAAATGCAAACCTATTTAATTACGGGTGGTGCTGGTTTTATTGGCTCACATTTGTGTGCAGCGCTTTTAAAACAAGGTAATCGTGTGATCAACATCGATAATTTCGACCCGTTTTATGACCCACTGATTAAGCATAACAACATTCGGCACCTGGCCGACAACCAAAATCACATTTTAAGGAAAATCGATTTACGGGATCGGGAGAAATTGAACGAGGTTTTTCAAAGTGAGCCTATCGACATGGTGGTTCATCTTGCAGGGATGGCGGGTGTAAGGCCAAGCATCGAGAATCCAATCTTGTACGAAGAAGTAAACATCAAGGGCACGATGAATATTTTGGAGTGTATGAAGACGTTTGGGATAAAAAAACTGATTTTCGCGTCGTCATCATCTGTTTATGGCAATCGCCCTGAACCAGCAGATTTTACCGAAGATATGGCCCTTAACAAAATGATCAGTCCCTATGCCATTACTAAAAAAGCGGGCGAAGATTTTTGTTACCTGTACCACAAATTGTATGATCTCACCGTTTTGGCCCTCCGGTTCTTTACGGTTTATGGGCCCGGCCAGCGTCCTGATCTTGCTATTCATAAGTTTGTGCAGCTTATTGATAATCATTTGCCCATTCCATTATATGGCGATGGGTCGAGCATGCGAGATTACTCTTACATTGGCGATATCATAAACGGAATTACGCAAGCAGCAAACTACCTGCATCAACACAAAGAGGTTTTTGAGGTGATAAACCTAAGCGGTAACCGATCGATAAGTTTAAAGAACCTGCTTCATATTATTGAGGAAACGTTGCAACAGAAAGCTATTGTTAACCAGCTGCCTATGCAACCCGGCGATGTTGAGGCTACGCGGGCAAGTATAGCTAAAGCGCAACGATTACTGCATTACGAACCGCAAACGACAATTGAAGAAGGCATTCGGCAATTTGTTGCCTGGTACAAAAACAACAAAAACAACCATGCATAAACGCCTTAACCTCCCTTTAGCTTTCGGCATACTGGCATTGGCCTTATTTTGGCAACTGGGCAGCTGGGGCGTACTGGAGAGCAGCGAGGCCAGATATGCCGAAATTGCCCGCGAAATGCTTGAAACCGGCAACTGGCTGAAACCCCAATACCTTCAAATTCAACATTTCGATAAGCCTTTGCTTACCTATTGGGTTACCGCCGTGGGCTTAAAACTGTTCGGTGCCAATGCTTTTGGGGCAAGATTCTTTTTACAAATCGTTTTTTTGCTCCAGATTTTTTTGGTGGGTAAAATAACATTCGAGCTTTTTAATAATAAAAAAACCGCCATTTACGCCGCAATAATCTATGCAGGCATTCCATTGGCACTCATTTCCATCAGAAACCTAACTACCGATGCATACTTAAATACTTTTTCGCTGCTGAGTGTTTTGAGCTATTTGCTTTACTACAAAAAGGGCAGTTTGACATGGTTTTATTTGTTTTTCGCATTTCTGGGTCTGGCTGTTTTCACCAAAGGTCCCTTTGCATTGCTCCTACCGCTGTTAAGCATATTCCCCATTCATCAAATTATCGCAAAAAAATCCATAGGTATATCCAAATTACATTATCTGTTTGGCGTGCTATTAACTTTGTTAGTCGGCGCATGGTGGTTTAGCTATCTTATAGGCAGCTCGCCAAAATTTTACGACTTTTTAATTGGCGATCAGCTGATTAACAGGGTAGCCAATGCCGATGCCATGAAACGAAGCAAGCCGTTTTGGTATTACGCGGCGTTACTGCCGATATTTGTGCTGCCCATGTTTACGCTATTTATCAGCGCACTTTACCGTGTATTTAAGCAGGCCAGCAAGCCGCTAAAATGGCTTGTAATCTTCACGCTATTTATTCCATTGTTATTGTTCTCGGCCTCGAGCTCGAAACTCATATTGTATATTTTACCTATCATTCCATTTGTGGCCATTATCAGCGCCCACCATTTGGCTCAGCTCGACGAAAATAAAACCCAGCTGCATTTAGTTTTCAGCACAGTTATTTACAGCCTGATCACTTTAGCGCTAATTGCCACGTTTATAAATCTAATTCCCGGCATTTCCTATCAGCCCGGCATTGTGCAACTGTTTCTGCTGCTCCTGCTTGTGGCCTACGGAATGTATATCACGGTTAAAGTAGAAACGAAAGCTAGCAAGTTACTGGCTACTTTTTTAATCCTGCCGCTTTTTGTGCTGCCAATCTCGACCGATATTATGGCAAAAAACGAAGCGAAGATTAACGGAACGGGCCCTGTTTGTGAATTCATTACAAACCATAAGCTCCAAAACAGCCATATATTGGTATGGGATCAGGCGCTTAATTCAGTTTCATTCAACCTTGAAAAGCCGATTTACAGCATTAAATACAACGATTATTCGTTGTTTAGAAAAACGCAGTTTGAGCACAACGATGAGTGGAAAAAGTTTTTGATCGATGTGCAGGCTCCAAATGAAGAAGCCTATTTAAAAAGGCTGGCAAAAACGCCTTCGGTGCTCATCATCAAAACCAAACACCCCGTGCCCGCACCTTATACGTGGCTAACTGATCATTTCAGCAAGCACGAGGTAATGGGGCCGTGGACAATTTATTACAATTAAGATATGAAAACAGATTATCTCATGACGATCATTGTACCTGTTTATAATGAAGCCGAAAATTTGGACAGGGTGAAAGAGGCTTTTAATGCCTATTTTGCCCAGAGCCCGTTTCAAAGCAAGGTTTTATTTGTTGACGATGGTTCGAAAGATGGAAGCCTTTCGAAAATTGAGGAAATATGCGCCAATAATGCACACTTTGAATATATCACGTTCGACAGAAACTATGGGTTGAGCACGGCTATTAAAGCAGGAATAGACCAGGTGAATACGCCTTTAACGGGCTATATTGATGCTGACCTACAAACCACCCCGCTGGATTTCGACCTGCTGTTGAATGAACTTGGCACCAATACAATGGCCGTTGGTTATCGGGCGAAACGAAAAGACACTTTAAGCAAACGCATCCAATCGAAAATAGCGAACTTTATTCGCCGCAGCTTAATTAACGATGGCATTATCGATACCGGCTGCCCTTTAAAAGTAGTGCGGACCGAGGAAGCAAAGCGGATTCCGTTTTTTGATGGTATGCACCGCTTTTTGCCGGCCTTGATTTTACTGCAACAAGGAACCGTTAAACAGATTAATGTGAGGCATTTCCCCAGAATTGCGGGTAAATCGAAGTTCAACATCTTCAACCGCTCGATTAAGCCGCTGCAAGATGCTTTTGCCTACCGTTGGATGCGCAAACGTTACATTAATTACAGGATTGAAAAAGTATGCTTGGTTTAAAGGAAATACAGTCCTCGCACGTTTTGATTTATGGAATAGGCTTCACGGCTCAGTTGCTCTTTTCGTGGCGGATGGTGATGCAATGGATTTCTTCTGAAAAAAGTAAACGGACGGAAATACCTAAAAACTTCTGGATTCATAGTCTTTTAGCGTCGTTTTTATTGTTTGTTTACGGCTGGTTGCGGGATGATTTTGCCATTGTACTGGGGCAGGTGTTAACGTATTTTATTTACATGCGCAACATGCATTTACAAGGCGAATGGCTTAAATTGAACAGGTTTTTTCGGTATTTTTTGTTGGCATTCCCCTTCCTCATTGTGTTTTATACTTTTAACAACGATCAATTAGATGTACACAGGTTCTTTAAAAACGAAAACATTCCGGTTTGGCTGGTGGTTTTGGGGAGCCTAAGCCAACTTATTTTTACGCTTCGGTTTGTATATCAATGGTTATATTCGGAGAAAAAGAAAAGCTCCTCTCTCCCATTGGGCTTTTGGATTATTAGCTTAACTGGCTCGGTATTAATTTTAAGCTACGCTATTATCCGTAAAGATCCGGTTTTGTTTATTGGCCAATTGAGTGGGCTGGTTGTGTATTCAAGAAACATTATTATTGCTAAAAGGGCGGTTAATGTCATTTAGTTAAGCTCGACGGGTGTCATCCGATAGCTATCGGATCTGAGCCTTTCGACTTGAGCTTGTATTGAGCGTAGTCGAAATGCTCAAGATGAACTCAGTCGAAGACCTTTTCTGTAGGAAAAACCGAATAAACATCGCCCTTCGACTAAGCCTGTATTGAGCGTAGCCGAAATGCTCAAGGTGACAATGTTTTTTGTTTTTTCCTTAACTAAATGACATTGAGCAGGCGGCTTAAACCACGGGCCTAACATAATTATTGAATGATAAAACTTTTGAATGAATGAATTTTGAATAAGTAGATTGAATGAGTGAATGTTAACCACATAGCGCTGATTCAAAATTCATTCAATAATACTGCCGATTAACCCGACCTTATTGAGCGGCTTTTATTGTAGAATACCAGTTTATCGGGTGCGAACGGAGGTTCATTCCATCACGCTCGATATGGTACAAAATAATCGGCACGGTGAAATCAATGTAGCGCTCAATTTTACGAGATAAAGTACCCGGAAAATCAATACTTGAGATTCCCTCTTTTAGATAAACGTAAATGACGGTTGGGGTTTTAAATTCGAAGTGATCTATCTTTCCTGGCCACTCCGATTTAATTCGATTCAGAAATTTGGGAATTTTTCCATATTCTTCATTCTTTTCCATACGATAAGTTTAGGTTCACCTAAATATAACGATTTTCAGTGAAATTAAAACTAGCGAACAACATTTTTACAATCATTTAAGGCCGAAATTGCCGTGCTATTCTTCTATGAGCGAAAGAAAATTGCCTGCCGGATCTTTAAACCAGGCAATGGTGGGCCCGCCGTTATCACGCGAAATTCCTTTCTCGTCGGTGCGTAAATGTTCGTGGTCGTATTTCTGAAAAACCACGCCCTTTTTAGTTAATTCATCTACCGCGGCCTCTACATCGTTCACCCGAAAATTAAGAACAGTAAAGCTGGCTGGCTGGTGATTATCTTTCGGGTACATAATCACATTGCCTCCATCGCCAAAGTGCAGCTCGATGATACCCATTTCATTTAAAACAGGTTTGAGACCTAAAATGTCTCCGTAAAAGGTTTTCGCTTTTGCAATGTCATCCACTGAATACGAGCTAAAGACTTTTGAATTTTGTAACATAATCACCTTGTTTAAAATATAATCAGCAAAATTGCTGCTATTAAAGTTACGATTTAATTTTTCCATGCACCGAGTAAACGCCTGATTACGACAATCTCTGCGACGTGGTAGGCGTTGTGGTCAGCAATTTGAAAGGCTTCTCTTAAGATGCTTTGGCCATCGCCATGTGGGATTTGAGCAAACAAATCTTCGTTTTCTACAAGCTGTATAAATTCATTTAAATCGCTGTCAATTTGCGCAATGGTTTCATCCCATTCATTCTCGTCTTTGGGTGCAGTTTCTTTTGGCCAATATTCATCGGGCCATTTCGGCGATTGATGATTGCCATCCTTACTAAATTGCAGCATGTCCCATTGTGCTATTTTAATATGCGATACCAATTGCCAGATGCTGTAAGGCAATTGATGCGGTCGTTCGCCAAGGAGGTTAAACGGCAGGTTGGCAACAGCATCTTTGAGGCCGACATGAGCCGTTCCGCCGTTGAGCAGCTTTTTCAATTCAGTAATTAAAATGTCCTTCTCCATAGTTGGTTAACAGTCAAAATGCCTTTAAGTTTGTGGTAATCGCAAGTTAGGCTATCGGGACGATCTATTGAATACTGATTGTTGACGATGTTATCGTATCATTGCCGTACTTGTAACCTAGTGTTTATAAGCTTTTGCTTGAAACCGTCGGCATGCTGGGTTTTAATAGTTGCATAAAAATCAACATAAAGGAACGTTTGGAATTTATTCGTTCGCTATCTGCGCCATGCGTCCCCCTTTGAAGGGGCCAGGGGGATGATTTCCAAAAAGTCCTCTCCCAGCAATGGTATTGCTATTTTCTCGTTACTGCAACCCTCTCCAAAGAGGGACAACAAAACAGTGCGTTAAACCCTGAGTAACAAAACGTCAATGGCAATTCATTTCAGCTTGTCGCCCTAAAGGGCCTGAAATAAATCCATGGTTATTTGTGCAGTTCCTGCGCAATTATTTTAATTTTGAACATGAACTTCCGCGACCAGTTTCCCATTCTTAACGATTGTGTTTATTTAAATACGGCTTACTCTGGCCTGCTTGCCACCGATTTTGCGACATGGCGGCGAGTGCACGATGAAAACTTTGTTGCATTGGGCAGCGCTTTCAGGGTGGCAAACGATTCGATTCTTAAGGAAACCAAAACCCGGCTGGCGGGCATTTTTGGGGCATATATTGGCAATTGCTATCTTGTTCAGAACTTTTCAGTGGGCTTTAATACGCTGATTAACGGACTGGATAGAAGCCACCGTTTTTTGATCTTGAAAGAGGATTATCCGTCGGTAAACTACCCGATTAAAACGAGCGGGTTCAACTTTATGGAAGTTTCTATTGATGCTAATCTGGAAAATAATATCTTACAACAGGTTGAAGAATTTAAGCCTACGGTGCTTGCCTTTAGCATCGTTCAGTACATTAGCGGGATCAGAATTGACCCGGCATTTATCAGGAAACTTAAAGCTACCTATCCGGATTTGTTGATTATCGGCGACGCCACTCAGTTTATGGGCACCTGTGTTTTCGATTTTAACAGTTCGGGCTTTGATGCGGTACTTGGCAGCGGTTATAAATGGCTTTTGGGCGGATTTGGAAATGGATATGTATTTTTGTCTGATCAGCTGAAAGATGAGGTTTATAGCTGGAAAAAAGACCTCGATTTGCCTTCTTCGCCATTCCTGGAGGGGAGAGACTATCTTTCGCTTACGTTTGAACTTGGCCATTTAGACACTTTAAATTTTGGAACGCTGAACGAAGGCCTCAAATTGATTGAGAAAATTGGCATGGCGAACATCGAAACCGCAGCGCAGTCGATCAGCGATAAGGCCCGCAAAGCGTTTTACGCTAAGGGGTTACTTAACGACGAGGAAATGAACCGCCCGGTGCACTCAACCATTATGAGCTTGCCGCTGGGTGAGCACAAAGTTGCGCAGCTAAACGAGGCCAAGGTAATATTTGCTGCCAGAGGCGCTGGAACGAGGTTTTCGTTTCATTTTTACAATAACGAAAACGACTTGGACAAAGTGCTTGAGGTGCTTTCTAAGTAAAGATTAACCAGTGTGGCTTTGGCATTTCCAGACTGAATCGACAAAGTATTTATTTTTATCGTAAAAGTTATGAACGGGCTCGAATCCGGTTGTTCGGGCCAGATTCTCGATATCCGTCAATGCGTATTTCTGCGAAATTTCCATAAAAATATACTCGTTTTCTTCAAACCGGATCTGCTCATTCCCTATTTTAACAGTTTGATTGGTTAAACTGATCAAATAGCTTTTACAGGCACCTGTTTCGGGATCGTAAGTGGCGTAATGCTCAAAGTTTTGCACATCAAAATTACCTTCCAACTCTCTGTTTATCCTCGATAAGAGATTCAAATTAAACGAACGCGTAATCCCTCCCCCATCGCTATAAGCGGAAAGGATTTGCTGTGGATTTTTCTTGAGGTCGAAACCAACAATCAGCAGGTCATCTTTTGACAATTGATCTCTCAATTGCGCACAAAAACCACGGGCTTCGGCAGGGTTCATATTGCCAATATTTGCGCCCATAAACAAGACTACTTTACGGCGACTGGAAATTTCGGATGCGGTTTGCAACATTTCAAAATAATCGCCATTTAAGCCCTGCATAGTCAAGCCCGGCAGCTGAGCGGGTAAACTTTGCTCTAAGGAAGAAATCACATGCTCAGAAATATCGATCGGAAAGTATTTAAAATCAAATTGCTGATTGATAAGCGCCCTAAGCAAATGAATGGATTTTGTTGCATCGCCTGCTCCGAGCTCAATCAGATCGAAAGCGGTACCTGCGGCCGAAACGACTTCAACAAGCGCCGAAGTTTGGTTGGCCAGAATATCCATTTCAGCATCTGTGAGGTAATACTCTTCCATGTTCATAATCTGCTGAAAGATGTAATCGCCCGCTTCATCGTAAAAATATTTGGAGTGCATGTGCTTTGGCTCGGCTTTTAAGCCCGCAATGGTTTCTTCCAAAAATAACTTATTTGTTGTTGCTGCCGCTGTTGTAACTGTGCTCATAAAATTATTTAGCTAAACGGATGCCCGTAAACTGCCATCGTAGATGGGGATGAAAAAAATTTCGGTAGGTTATTCTGCTGTGATTTTGAGGTGTGGCAACCGATGCCCCGCGAAGGACTTTCTGATTGACCATAAACTTTCCATTGTACTCGCCTATTGCGCCGGGTGCCTTGCTAAAGCCGGGATAGGGCAAATAAGCGCTCTCCGTCCACTCCCACCTTTGGCCCCAATTGAAGCTTTTGGCGGCAATTTCCCACTCAAATTCGGTAGGCAACCGCATGCCTTTCCAACTGGCAAAGGCATAAGCCTCGTAATAGCTGATGTGCGTTAGCGTATCGTTTGGTTTTAAGGTTTGTAACCCGTTAAGGGTGTAGCAAAACCATTGGCCATCGATAAAATGCCAGTACATCGGAGAATTTATTTTGTTGGTTTGCACCCAATCCCAGCCTTCGGCATGCCAATAATTGAAGTTTTGATAGCCGCCATCGTTTATAAAATCGAGATATTCGTTATTGGTAACCAGTTGAGACGAAATGGAAAAGGGTTGCAGGTAAACCTGGTGTTGGCCAAGCTCATTATCAAAGCAAAAATCGCTGCCATTAAAACCGATTTCATGAATGCCTCCGGAGAAATCGATGAAAGTTGGTGCCGCTGTATCTTGTTCAATATCTTTCCATTCGGCAGAATAGGTCGGAAATAAAGGATTGTTACCTAAAATATATTTGATATCGCTCAGTAAAAGTTCTTGATGTTGTTGTTCGTGGTTAAAGCCTAAAACCACCAGTTCGGTTAGTTCGGGCGGAACTTCGGCAGAAAGGAAACCAATCATCGCCTCATCTACATAGGCCCTGTATTTATACACATCGTTTACACTTGGCCTGCTCAGGTTGCCCCGATCGGTTCGGATAACCCTGTTGCCAATGGTTTCATAATAGCTATTAAAAACGTAGTTGTAATTAACATCAAATTCTTTGTAGTTAAACACATTGGGCTTTAAAATAAATGTTTCGAAAAACCATGTAGTATGCCCTAAATGCCATTTCGGTGGGCTAACATCAACAACGGGCTGCACTACATAGTCTTCAGTTTCTAAAGGCTCACAGATTTGTTCGGAGTACTTCCTAATCTGCTTGTATTTTTCTGCGAGGTTCATTAATTTTTATCTAAATAGTTTTTGAGGTCTGTAATACTAGTAACGTTTAGCGCTTTTGATTGTTTTTGCCGCATCATTAAAGCATAAGAATTATTAAAACCAATTGGTTTTAACCACTTGATTTCGAATTTTTTATCGAACTGCTCGGCAACGTAATCATAAGTTTTATTTTTATCGTGGGCAATCTGCCGGGCCAGTTTCGGGTCGGGCTGAAGCAATACCAACAAGCCTGTTCCGGTGTATTCGGGGTAAAGATCGATCTGGTCGTTAACCAGTGCATCAAAGCAGATTTTTGTTCCTCCAAGGCCGGTTTTGGTTGAAACATTGTAATCAGTGTTGCCTTTTATCAGCATGCTGTACATCTCGGCGAGGATATATTGTTCGCCGAAAATTTTCGATCCGATGCGCACTACGCCTGCATTACCGTTTCGCGGCGTTTTGTACAAACCAACGCTGCTCAGAAAATCTTTCGCCACCTTTTCGGGCGTTTGATGCAGATAATCGGTTTTATAATTAAGTTCGGTCATGACCGAATCTGAAATTCTATTCGAAAGCAGGTTTAAAACATTTTCGAGTTCAGGGAATTTTTGAAGCGCAGATTTTCGTACAATAGGTGCGGCGTAGTATGGCGGAAAGATCGATTTATCGTCTTTCAGAATTTTCAAATCGAAAGCCTTTAGGCGGCCATCGGTCGAGTAACCACTAATTACGTCGAGTTCTTTAGCATAGGCTGCTTTATACATCACTGCATCGCTAATTACTATGGTATGAATTTTCAATCCGTACACAGATCTTAAACCTAAATCTCCATCCTGGCGACCCATAAATTCGGGTGTAAAGCCTGCGGTAAGCGAAGAGCCGTAAGCGGATGGCAGGAGGTAAAAGCTACTTAACAATACGAGCATAAAGGGAAAAACGAGGGTTATTTTCCGCAGCTTTGCAAAGTTGAGATGTTGAATGAGCGACAGTAAGAAATCTAAAAGGATGGCGAGCAGTGCGGCGGGAATTGCGCCTGCGAGGATCATATTTGTATTATTTAGCGAAATGCCGCCGAAAATAAACTCACCGAGGCCACCAGCGGCAATGTAAGAGGCAAGTGTGGCCACGCCAACATTGATTACGGTGGCTGTTCTGATCCCTGCGAGGATAACGGGCATGGCCAAAGGAAGCTCTACCTTAAACAAAATTTGCCAACTGCCCATGCCCAATGCTTTGGCGGCTTCGATTACGTGCTTGTCGATACCAATAATTCCGGTATAAGTATTTCTGATAATGGGCAATAGGGCATAAATGAGCAACGCAACAATTGCCGGTTTTGCACCGATACCGAGTAATGGAATCATAAAACCCAGCAATGCAATGCTGGGAATGGTTTGCAGCACGCCCGCGAGGCCTAAAACGCTTCCCGATAACTGGCGCTTTCTGGCGATGATGATGCCCAGCGGTAGGCCAATGGCAACGGCAAAAAACAACGAAATGAAGGTTAAACCGATGTGTTGTAAGGTTTGGTTCAGCAATTTATCTGATTCGGCTGCCATAAACTGCCACAGCGTTTGTTGTTGCTCGTTCATGGTTTTTGATATTTGTTAAAAGCCTCGGTAACTGAACCGAAATCGATTTCTTTTACGGAATCGCCATTTTTGACCGCTAATTGCTGTGGGCCGATTAATCGGAGCCGCTCCAAGGTATCCCAAATATTGGTGTTAATGTCGATTTCTTCGAGGTTGGGATTGTGAGCCGGTGTTTTTAGCTGGTGCCAGATATCGTGCAGCTTAACAACCATCAGTTCTAAAGTTAAACGTTGGCCATCAAAAAACTGCCTTGCAAAAGCATTAACAGGATTGTACAATAAATCTTTTGGAGTGCCTGTTTGAACGATTTCGCCTTTATCCATTAAGCAAATGCGATGGGCAAGCTCGAAAGCCTCCTGTACATCGTGTGTCACCATCAAAATTGTTTTTCTTTGGAGTTCTTCGAGCGCCTTAAACTCTTTTTGAATGCTTGAGCGGGTAACATTGTCTAAGGCGCCGAAAGGTTCATCCATAAGCAATATC from Pedobacter endophyticus includes:
- a CDS encoding pyridoxal phosphate-dependent aminotransferase, which translates into the protein MSTLSKRINSLSESATLKMTKLGRELASKGINVISLSVGEPDFNTPEHVKDAAKKALDDNYTRYSPVPGYPDLRQAIVQKLKSENNLDYDISQIVVSTGAKQSLSNVILTLIDPDDEVIIPTPYWVSYSEMVNLAEGKSVFIDTDIESNFKITPEQLEAAITPKSKLFMFSSPCNPTGSVYSKDELAALVKVFEKHPNIYILSDEIYEHINFVDQHESIAQFESVKDRVIIVNGFSKAFAMTGWRLGYIAANKEIAAANDKLQGQTTSGTCSIAQRAGIVAYEQGLESVLKMKEAFLRRRELVYNLLNEIPGVKTNLPDGAFYFFPEISSFFGKKDADGNVIKDSSDLSLYLLNVGHVATVGGDSFGNNNYIRLSYAASDESLVEALRRIKEALGKLA
- a CDS encoding GDP-mannose 4,6-dehydratase, whose protein sequence is MQTYLITGGAGFIGSHLCAALLKQGNRVINIDNFDPFYDPLIKHNNIRHLADNQNHILRKIDLRDREKLNEVFQSEPIDMVVHLAGMAGVRPSIENPILYEEVNIKGTMNILECMKTFGIKKLIFASSSSVYGNRPEPADFTEDMALNKMISPYAITKKAGEDFCYLYHKLYDLTVLALRFFTVYGPGQRPDLAIHKFVQLIDNHLPIPLYGDGSSMRDYSYIGDIINGITQAANYLHQHKEVFEVINLSGNRSISLKNLLHIIEETLQQKAIVNQLPMQPGDVEATRASIAKAQRLLHYEPQTTIEEGIRQFVAWYKNNKNNHA
- a CDS encoding ArnT family glycosyltransferase, which encodes MHKRLNLPLAFGILALALFWQLGSWGVLESSEARYAEIAREMLETGNWLKPQYLQIQHFDKPLLTYWVTAVGLKLFGANAFGARFFLQIVFLLQIFLVGKITFELFNNKKTAIYAAIIYAGIPLALISIRNLTTDAYLNTFSLLSVLSYLLYYKKGSLTWFYLFFAFLGLAVFTKGPFALLLPLLSIFPIHQIIAKKSIGISKLHYLFGVLLTLLVGAWWFSYLIGSSPKFYDFLIGDQLINRVANADAMKRSKPFWYYAALLPIFVLPMFTLFISALYRVFKQASKPLKWLVIFTLFIPLLLFSASSSKLILYILPIIPFVAIISAHHLAQLDENKTQLHLVFSTVIYSLITLALIATFINLIPGISYQPGIVQLFLLLLLVAYGMYITVKVETKASKLLATFLILPLFVLPISTDIMAKNEAKINGTGPVCEFITNHKLQNSHILVWDQALNSVSFNLEKPIYSIKYNDYSLFRKTQFEHNDEWKKFLIDVQAPNEEAYLKRLAKTPSVLIIKTKHPVPAPYTWLTDHFSKHEVMGPWTIYYN
- a CDS encoding glycosyltransferase family 2 protein codes for the protein MKTDYLMTIIVPVYNEAENLDRVKEAFNAYFAQSPFQSKVLFVDDGSKDGSLSKIEEICANNAHFEYITFDRNYGLSTAIKAGIDQVNTPLTGYIDADLQTTPLDFDLLLNELGTNTMAVGYRAKRKDTLSKRIQSKIANFIRRSLINDGIIDTGCPLKVVRTEEAKRIPFFDGMHRFLPALILLQQGTVKQINVRHFPRIAGKSKFNIFNRSIKPLQDAFAYRWMRKRYINYRIEKVCLV
- a CDS encoding VOC family protein, whose product is MEKLNRNFNSSNFADYILNKVIMLQNSKVFSSYSVDDIAKAKTFYGDILGLKPVLNEMGIIELHFGDGGNVIMYPKDNHQPASFTVLNFRVNDVEAAVDELTKKGVVFQKYDHEHLRTDEKGISRDNGGPTIAWFKDPAGNFLSLIEE
- a CDS encoding DinB family protein — encoded protein: MEKDILITELKKLLNGGTAHVGLKDAVANLPFNLLGERPHQLPYSIWQLVSHIKIAQWDMLQFSKDGNHQSPKWPDEYWPKETAPKDENEWDETIAQIDSDLNEFIQLVENEDLFAQIPHGDGQSILREAFQIADHNAYHVAEIVVIRRLLGAWKN
- a CDS encoding aminotransferase class V-fold PLP-dependent enzyme, which translates into the protein MNFRDQFPILNDCVYLNTAYSGLLATDFATWRRVHDENFVALGSAFRVANDSILKETKTRLAGIFGAYIGNCYLVQNFSVGFNTLINGLDRSHRFLILKEDYPSVNYPIKTSGFNFMEVSIDANLENNILQQVEEFKPTVLAFSIVQYISGIRIDPAFIRKLKATYPDLLIIGDATQFMGTCVFDFNSSGFDAVLGSGYKWLLGGFGNGYVFLSDQLKDEVYSWKKDLDLPSSPFLEGRDYLSLTFELGHLDTLNFGTLNEGLKLIEKIGMANIETAAQSISDKARKAFYAKGLLNDEEMNRPVHSTIMSLPLGEHKVAQLNEAKVIFAARGAGTRFSFHFYNNENDLDKVLEVLSK
- a CDS encoding L-histidine N(alpha)-methyltransferase, whose amino-acid sequence is MSTVTTAAATTNKLFLEETIAGLKAEPKHMHSKYFYDEAGDYIFQQIMNMEEYYLTDAEMDILANQTSALVEVVSAAGTAFDLIELGAGDATKSIHLLRALINQQFDFKYFPIDISEHVISSLEQSLPAQLPGLTMQGLNGDYFEMLQTASEISSRRKVVLFMGANIGNMNPAEARGFCAQLRDQLSKDDLLIVGFDLKKNPQQILSAYSDGGGITRSFNLNLLSRINRELEGNFDVQNFEHYATYDPETGACKSYLISLTNQTVKIGNEQIRFEENEYIFMEISQKYALTDIENLARTTGFEPVHNFYDKNKYFVDSVWKCQSHTG
- the egtB gene encoding ergothioneine biosynthesis protein EgtB, which encodes MNLAEKYKQIRKYSEQICEPLETEDYVVQPVVDVSPPKWHLGHTTWFFETFILKPNVFNYKEFDVNYNYVFNSYYETIGNRVIRTDRGNLSRPSVNDVYKYRAYVDEAMIGFLSAEVPPELTELVVLGFNHEQQHQELLLSDIKYILGNNPLFPTYSAEWKDIEQDTAAPTFIDFSGGIHEIGFNGSDFCFDNELGQHQVYLQPFSISSQLVTNNEYLDFINDGGYQNFNYWHAEGWDWVQTNKINSPMYWHFIDGQWFCYTLNGLQTLKPNDTLTHISYYEAYAFASWKGMRLPTEFEWEIAAKSFNWGQRWEWTESAYLPYPGFSKAPGAIGEYNGKFMVNQKVLRGASVATPQNHSRITYRNFFHPHLRWQFTGIRLAK